A window of Citrus sinensis cultivar Valencia sweet orange chromosome 7, DVS_A1.0, whole genome shotgun sequence contains these coding sequences:
- the LOC102618560 gene encoding ubiquitin-conjugating enzyme E2 34 codes for MAEKACVKRLQKEYRALCKEPVSHVVARPSPSDILEWHYVLEGSNGTPFAGGYYYGKIKFPPEYPYKPPGILMITPNGRFMTQKKLCLSMSDFHPESWNPMWSVSSILTGLLSFMMDTSPTTGSVNTTTEEKQRLAKASLAFNCKNPAFRKLFPEYVEKYNEQQLAEQRVSEQLSPESRNEENSRPKVEKVGSGEDMKTIDTPKEARKNRKQSFPTWMLLLLVSIFGIVMALPLLQL; via the exons ATGGCAGAGAAAGCATGTGTCAAGCGTCTTCAGAAGGAATATAGAGCACTCTGTAAA GAACCAGTTTCCCATGTTGTTGCTCGGCCTTCCCCTAGTGACATTCTTGAGTGGC ATTATGTTTTGGAGGGAAGTAATGGGACACCTTTTGCAG GTGGATACTACTATGGAAAGATCAAGTTTCCTCCCGAGTATCCATATAAACCTCCTGGAATCCT CATGATCACTCCCAATGGGCGGTTCATGACACAAAAGAAACTCTGCTTATCTATGAGTGACT TTCATCCTGAAAGTTGGAACCCTATGTGGTCTGTGTCAAG CATCCTTACTGGGCTTCTGTCTTTCATG atGGACACCAGTCCCACCACTGGAAGTGTAAACACTACCACTGAGGAAAAGCAACGTCTGGCAAAAGCATCTCTTGCTTTCAATTGTAAGAA CCCGGCATTCAGGAAATTGTTTCCGGAGTACGTGGAGAAATACAATGAGCAGCAGCTTGCTGAGCAACGTGTTTCAGAGCAGCTGTCACCAGAATCACgtaatgaagaaaattctaGACCAAAGGTCGAGAAAGTTGGTTCAGGTGAAGACATGAAAACTATAGATACTCCCAAGGAAGCAAGAAAAAACAGGAAACAGTCATTCCCAACATggatgctgctgctgcttgTTTCTATCTTTGGCATTGTAATGGCATTGCCTCTGCTTCAGCTTTGA
- the LOC112499299 gene encoding putative F-box protein At1g49610, which translates to MADVRSMKPKIDNADRISALPEPLLQHIMSFLPSKDAVRTRLLSKIWEKAWCTFPVLNFDEDLFERELLEMRAARGDVQKFNQARGKLLNYWKQALEAHRHHCSTGKLSVEKLRFKASFLDDSELADRCVCYAIESTVKELELHTILRGDRLYHLPQMVVCSETVNVLDLFGCILLEFPGRNSVKLPSLRKLRLAQVRASDQVIENLVAGCPLIEDLIFEFCEGLKSIKLFGRSKLRDIKIKGGREAEEVNINALNGHSITVVSPLPSGKINEVSCKNLKSLFLCITSVVDETLSYHITRLVVLECLGLIVCFELQNIKISSPSLKRLEIFKCTKLAAVEIETPNLSKCKYNGGVVPFSSSTALKLLETDLNLYTINFDPQWYVKFIELIAKFHQWSKVLNLLSECGESVIVPKELRQILPPPLSGVKHLNFSISIPFKKFAIAQVVDGLLWMSPHVDTVTIEYGRAFRFCFQILYKKDEVVSGG; encoded by the coding sequence ATGGCTGATGTGAGGAGCATGAAGCCCAAAATTGATAACGCAGACAGGATATCTGCGTTGCCAGAACCGTTACTGCAGCATATAATGTCATTCCTCCCTTCCAAAGACGCTGTTCGGACTCGCCTATTGTCTAAGATATGGGAAAAAGCCTGGTGTACTTTCCCAGTCTTAAATTTCGATGAAGACTTGTTTGAGCGTGAGTTGCTGGAGATGAGGGCTGCTCGTGGTGATGTCCAGAAATTTAATCAGGCAAGGGGGaagttattaaattattggaaACAAGCTCTGGAAGCCCACCGTCACCATTGCAGCACTGGTAAGTTAAGCGTAGAGAAGTTGAGGTTTAAGGCGAGTTTCTTAGATGATTCAGAATTAGCAGACCGATGTGTTTGCTACGCAATCGAAAGTACTGTCAAAGAGCTGGAGCTTCATACCATTCTTCGGGGTGATCGCTTGTACCATCTGCCTCAAATGGTTGTCTGCTCAGAAACAGTAAACGTGTTGGACCTGTTCGGCTGTATATTATTGGAGTTTCCAGGGCGTAATTCTGTGAAGTTACCTTCTTTGAGGAAACTGAGACTAGCTCAGGTTCGTGCATCAGATCAAGTAATTGAGAATCTTGTTGCCGGATGTCCTCTGATTGAGGAtctgatttttgaattttgtgagGGGCTCAAAAGCATCAAGTTATTTGGTCGTAGTAAACTGAGGGACATCAAGATAAAGGGCGGTAGGGAAGCCGAAGAGGTGAATATCAATGCATTAAATGGCCATTCAATAACTGTTGTATCGCCACTGCCGTCGGGTAAGATCAATGAGGTCTCTTGCAAGAATCTGAAATCCTTGTTTCTGTGTATAACTTCTGTGGTGGACGAGACTCTTTCCTACCACATTACTAGACTCGTCGTGCTTGAGTGCCTAGGCTTAATTGTCTGTTTCGAGTtgcaaaatattaagatttcaAGTCCTTCTCTTAAACGTTTGGAGATCTTTAAGTGTACGAAGCTGGCCGCAGTCGAGATTGAGACTCCTAATTTAAGTAAATGTAAATATAACGGTGGTGTAGTACCCTTCTCCTCGAGTACTGCTTTGAAGCTGTTGGAAACTGATCTGAATTTGTACACCATAAATTTTGACCCTCAATGGTATGTCAAGTTCATTGAACTTATCGCAAAGTTCCATCAGTGGTCCAAAGTGTTGAATTTGCTAAGTGAATGTGGTGAGAGTGTGATAGTTCCAAAAGAACTGAGGCAAATTTTACCTCCCCCATTATCTGGCGTGAAGCATTTGAACTTTTCAATAAGTATTCCATTCAAGAAGTTTGCAATTGCACAAGTTGTGGATGGTTTGCTGTGGATGTCGCCTCATGTAGACACGGTGACTATAGAATATGGACGTGCCTTCCGGTTCTGTTTTCAGATCTTATACAAGAAGGATGAGGTTGTTAGTGGAGGATGA
- the LOC102618079 gene encoding uncharacterized protein LOC102618079 encodes MKHSPIHMNYETSDYGVHEFDPQVDFSQFLEEARQHAREVKFQAPSTFSEETGKKKLGEDKKTKKSWKKSLFSWLKMEKNSKHPSMEPAANTSHISKPRKGHVSGPISGSSSRGDGMRQRRPTSGPIAYFFSPSRKVENEIPYMCLDQLNNPHHVKSYGPVYLVT; translated from the exons ATGAAGCACTCTCCAATACACATGAACTATGAGACAAGTGACTATGGTGTCCATGAATTCGATCCTCAGGTTGATTTCTCACAG TTCTTGGAAGAAGCAAGGCAACATGCAAGGGAAGTGAAGTTTCAGGCCCCATCAACATTTTCGGAAGAAACTGGTAAGAAGAAATTAGGAGAAGATAAAAAGACCAAGAAGTCATGGAAAAAGTCTCTATTCTCGTGGttaaaaatggagaaaaacaGCAAGCACCCTAGCATGGAACCTGCCGCAAATACTTCTCACATTTCAAAGCCAAGGAAGGGTCATGTCTCTGGTCCAATATCTGGCAGCAGTAGCAGGGGAGATGGCATGAGGCAGCGGCGTCCAACATCCGGACCAATTGCCTATTTTTTCAGTCCCAGTCGGAAAGTGGAGAATGAGATACCGTATATGTGTCTTGATCAGCTTAACAACCCCCATCATGTTAAGTCCTATGGTCCTGTGTATTTGgtgacttaa
- the LOC102617802 gene encoding RING-H2 finger protein ATL60, with product MSASDGDENGFNNTGSLEITGQIMVIAIIVLFFVVVFILFLHLYAKWFWWRIEQTPEPSPSRSHRRRRRFVFAPGQDPAVTLRAGLDPAILRKIPVVAFNQQDFKDGLECAVCLSELEDGEKARLLPKCNHGFHVECIDMWFQSHSTCPLCRNPVDVERSNNGNGEPSVEIDIQNSQESLESGYSTDSPPNFPTNVLFWGNENLVSSAGVCVHEGVSSSSSSSSSSSSTEMNNSRRGAEMLVIDIPVNSMSEHFSSLSPVEETKSPMTTRLRSLKRLLSREKRVSPCGTTGTSSSCDVEQVSRA from the coding sequence ATGAGTGCCTCTGACGGTGATGAAAATGGATTTAACAACACCGGTTCTCTTGAAATAACGGGACAAATCATGGTGATAGCAATAATTGTTCTCTTTTTCGTAGTGGTCTTTATTCTGTTTCTTCACCTGTACGCCAAGTGGTTCTGGTGGCGGATTGAGCAGACGCCGGAACCTTCTCCCAGTCGTAGCCACCGCCGCCGCCGTCGTTTTGTCTTTGCTCCCGGGCAGGACCCTGCTGTCACTCTCCGTGCTGGGCTTGATCCTGCAATCCTGAGGAAAATCCCTGTGGTTGCATTCAACCAGCAGGACTTTAAAGATGGACTTGAATGTGCAGTGTGCTTAAGCGAGCTTGAAGATGGAGAGAAAGCTAGGCTGCTGCCGAAATGTAACCATGGGTTTCATGTTGAGTGCATTGACATGTGGTTTCAGTCTCACTCAACTTGCCCTCTCTGTAGGAACCCCGTTGATGTTGAACGCTCAAACAATGGCAACGGTGAACCATCAGTGGAGATTGATATTCAGAATTCACAAGAAAGTTTGGAATCTGGGTACTCAACAGATTCACCTCCGAATTTCCCTACTAATGTGCTGTTCTGGGGAAATGAAAATCTGGTTAGCTCTGCTGGTGTTTGCGTGCACGAGGGtgtttcttcatcatcatcttcttcttcttcttcttcttctactgAGATGAATAATAGTCGGCGGGGTGCTGAAATGTTGGTGATCGATATTCCTGTAAATAGTATGAGTGAGCATTTCTCATCATTGTCACCTGTCGAGGAAACAAAGTCGCCTATGACGACAAGATTGAGGTCATTGAAGAGGCTTTTGAGTAGGGAGAAGAGGGTAAGTCCTTGTGGTACTACTGGTACTAGTAGTTCTTGTGATGTTGAACAAGTTAGTAGAGCAtag
- the LOC102617519 gene encoding uncharacterized protein LOC102617519 encodes MPLLDIATGQPSLQNHLGPLRAQTLTHAKVLSCKFTLGDDKRLCFASKPFQFTTKTSINLGQIETRRGKLLITAVATIEPECLVRKEDRAKDAVLGVDAGLPAMQFQSSDGETEALDEREKLRRMRISKANKGNTPWNKGRKHSAETLQRIKERTRLAMQNPKIRMKLVNLGHAQSEETKKKIGIGVRMGWEKRRGKLMVQESCYFEWQNLIAEAARRGLAGEEELQWYSYNILDEQLKKEWLESVERRKTMPRTKGSKRAPKPAEQRKKIAEAIAAKWADPEYRERVCAGLSKFHGVPVGVERKAKRKPRAITQSSKQTPKKKKETDTDFSPRNEPNKQIEKFKLRRSNRPLYKDPSAGSKLEMIKNIRAQRSATESKKTEAIERARLLIAEAEKAAKALGVAAVKSPIARASLIETRKLIAEATQTIESIETGEITSNNENDGFPSAISAELVSQGKKETEETENGAVDLPEHVRVNGNQTLACGKDEDFNFASFTIPGKMNGEEILCANSNGYSLQTLNLESLMMQSDSATHVGYLEPNGTSEYEKNPQPNGSEVKNMEVEKLSKPETVTKKWVRGRLVEVTEGA; translated from the exons ATGCCTTTATTAG ATATTGCTACTGGTCAGCCTTCCTTGCAAAACCATCTGGGTCCGCTAAGGGCACAAACCCTTACTCATGCTAAAGTTTTATCGTGTAAATTTACTTTGGGAGATGACAAGAGGTTATGCTTTGCGTCAAAGCCATTCCAATTCACGACTAAAACAAGTATTAATCTTGGACAAATTGAGACACGAAGAGGTAAACTCCTGATAACTGCAGTTGCTACCATTGAACCTGAGTGTCTCGTCCGTAAGGAAGATAGGGCAAAGGATGCAGTACTAGGTGTCGATGCAGGTCTTCCAGCAATGCAGTTTCAGTCATCTGATGGAGAAACTGAAGCATTGGATGAGAGAGAAAAGTTGAGACGGATGAGAATATCTAAAGCTAATAAAGGAAACACACCATGGAACAAAGGAAGGAAGCACAGTGCCG AAACCCTTCAGCGCATCAAAGAGAGAACAAGGCTTGCCATGCAGAATCCTAAG ATCAGAATGAAATTAGTTAATCTGGGGCATGCTCAGAG TGAAGAGACTAAGAAGAAAATTGGGATTGGGGTGCGTATGGGGTGGGAAAAACGCCGAGGAAAGCTGATGGTGCAGGAAAGTTGCTATTTCGAGTGGCAGAACTTGATCGCTGAAGCTGCTAGAAGGGGCCTTGCTGGTGAGGAAGAGTTGCAATGGTATTCTTATAACATCTTGGATGAACAGCTTAAGAAGGAGTGGTTGGAGAGTGTTGAACGGAGGAAAACAATGCCTAGGACAAAAGGTAGCAAGAGAGCTCCAAAGCCTGCtgaacaaagaaagaagattgcAGAAGCAATCGCTGCCAAATGGGCCGATCCT GAATACCGTGAACGGGTTTGTGCTGGCCTGTCAAAATTTCATGGCGTACCAGTTGGAGTTGAAAGAAAGGCAAAGAGAAAGCCTAGAGCCATTACACAGTCCTCAAAACAAAcgcccaaaaagaaaaaggaaactGATACGGACTTTTCTCCTAGGAATGAGCCTAACAAACAAATTGAGAAGTTCAAGTTGCGGAGAAGTAATAGGCCCTTATATAAGGATCCTTCTGCAGGTTCCAAGCTGgagatgataaaaaatatcagAGCACAAAGATCAGCTACAGAATCTAAGAAAACTGAAGCCATTGAACGAGCAAG GTTGTTAATTGCTGAAGCTGAGAAGGCTGCAAAGGCCCTCGGGGTTGCTGCAGTGAAGAGCCCTATTGCTCGAGCTTCCTTAATTGAAACCAGAAAGCTTATAGCTGAAGCAACTCAAACAATTGAATCCATAGAAACGGGGGAGATCACATccaataatgaaaatgatggcTTTCCTTCTGCCATCTCAGCTGAATTAGTTAGTCAAGGAAAGAAGGAAACTGAAGAAACAGAAAATGGAGCTGTGGACCTGCCAGAACATGTAAGAGTAAATGGAAACCAAACACTAGCATGCGGTAAAGATGAGGATTTCAATTTTGCTAGTTTCACAATACCTGGTAAAATGAATGGTGAGGAAATTCTTTGTGCGAATTCAAATGGATATAGTTTGCAGACGCTGAATTTGGAGAGTCTAATGATGCAGTCTGATTCAGCAACTCATGTTGGCTATTTGGAACCAAATGGGACTAGTGAATACGAAAAGAATCCTCAGCCAAATGGATCAGAAGTTAAGAATATGGAAGTGGAGAAACTTTCTAAACCAGAAACTGTAACTAAAAAATGGGTGCGTGGGAGGCTCGTTGAAGTGACAGAAGGAGCTTGA